Proteins from a genomic interval of Actinoalloteichus hymeniacidonis:
- a CDS encoding Stk1 family PASTA domain-containing Ser/Thr kinase encodes MNRREAHVIGTTLEGRYRIDSVLARGGMSVVYRGVDLRLDRPIAVKVMDQRFSGDADFVRRFELEARSAARIHHSSVVAVHDQGVDHTSGGEQVFLVMELVDGGTLRDLLRSQGTLSPAVALSVLEPVLSALDSAHRAGMVHRDVKPENILISRDGVVKVADFGLVRALADAKTTSDSVILGTVDYLAPEQVTTGETDARGDVYAAGVVLYELLTGAPPFTGDTPFSTAYRHVNDRVPAPSERVAEVPAAMDALVLAATRREQEERPADAAALLARLRETRATLGLSSVAVPGVVPPAGPTSAAPGSAAGADDGTIVTQAVGGLPPESPNPASGIDGPTVRTPLPAGGPAPARPPGHRATQALSRNELPGGPNDAAAGNAAHAAHLGGLGDRGDRGNRGRRGRRGKPGGKAGGLFSKASTRLIAMGVVLVLALLLWWWNSAQWTSVPALAGMEVEEAEDSLTAAELDARLVHVPHNDIAAGVVIDSAPDQGRRIRRGDDVRVRVSSGLPTVPEITPGISPDEATTQIEDAELEVAIDEELAEHSAEVEEGAVIRTEPGAGTELEIDSTVTLILSLGPPPVPVPDVAGSSRDEAFAAIREAGFEPYELEAEFSESVDGGDVIRTDPPAETLIETPGTRIGVVLSNTIIAPYVTGDRLRDVRQTIEDLGLELEVQQFFGGDNARIVGQFPPSGTRLRPGDVFTVNTF; translated from the coding sequence GTGAACCGACGGGAGGCGCACGTCATCGGCACGACCCTCGAAGGCAGGTACCGGATCGATTCGGTCCTGGCCAGGGGCGGGATGTCGGTCGTGTATCGAGGTGTGGACCTTCGGCTGGATCGACCGATCGCCGTCAAGGTCATGGATCAGCGCTTCTCCGGGGACGCGGACTTCGTCCGCCGGTTCGAGCTGGAGGCCAGGTCGGCGGCCCGGATCCATCATTCGTCGGTCGTCGCCGTGCACGACCAGGGTGTCGACCACACCTCCGGTGGCGAGCAGGTCTTCCTGGTGATGGAACTGGTCGACGGCGGCACGCTGCGCGATCTGCTGCGCAGCCAGGGCACGCTGTCGCCTGCGGTGGCGCTGAGCGTCCTGGAACCCGTGCTGTCGGCCTTGGACTCCGCACATCGCGCGGGCATGGTGCACCGGGACGTCAAACCCGAGAACATCCTGATCAGTCGGGACGGCGTCGTGAAGGTCGCCGATTTCGGTCTGGTCCGCGCGCTGGCCGACGCCAAGACGACCAGCGACAGCGTCATCCTCGGCACCGTCGACTATCTGGCTCCCGAGCAGGTCACCACCGGTGAGACCGATGCGCGCGGCGATGTCTACGCCGCAGGCGTGGTGCTCTACGAACTGCTCACCGGGGCACCGCCGTTCACCGGGGACACCCCGTTCTCCACCGCATATCGACATGTCAACGATCGGGTGCCTGCGCCGAGCGAACGAGTCGCCGAGGTGCCCGCCGCGATGGACGCCCTGGTGCTCGCGGCCACCCGCCGGGAGCAGGAGGAACGCCCGGCGGACGCGGCGGCGTTGTTGGCCAGGCTCCGCGAGACCAGGGCGACGCTGGGACTGTCGAGTGTCGCCGTCCCGGGTGTCGTTCCCCCGGCCGGACCGACGTCGGCGGCCCCTGGGTCGGCTGCGGGCGCCGACGACGGGACGATCGTCACCCAGGCGGTAGGCGGGCTGCCGCCCGAGTCGCCCAACCCGGCGAGCGGGATCGACGGACCGACGGTGCGCACCCCGCTGCCTGCGGGCGGGCCCGCCCCCGCGCGGCCGCCCGGCCACCGGGCCACCCAGGCGCTGAGTCGCAATGAACTGCCCGGCGGTCCGAACGACGCGGCGGCAGGCAACGCCGCGCATGCCGCCCACCTCGGCGGGCTCGGCGACCGAGGTGACCGAGGCAATCGGGGCCGCCGAGGCAGACGCGGTAAGCCGGGCGGCAAGGCAGGTGGCCTGTTCAGCAAGGCGTCCACCCGGTTGATCGCCATGGGTGTCGTTCTGGTGTTGGCCCTGCTGCTCTGGTGGTGGAACAGCGCACAGTGGACGTCGGTGCCCGCCCTGGCGGGTATGGAGGTCGAGGAGGCGGAGGACTCGTTGACCGCCGCCGAGCTGGATGCCCGGCTGGTCCACGTGCCGCACAACGACATCGCGGCAGGCGTGGTCATCGACTCCGCGCCGGATCAGGGACGTCGGATTCGACGCGGCGACGATGTGCGGGTGCGGGTCTCCTCAGGTCTGCCCACCGTTCCCGAGATCACTCCCGGTATCAGTCCGGACGAGGCCACCACGCAGATCGAGGATGCGGAGCTCGAAGTCGCGATCGACGAGGAACTGGCCGAGCACAGCGCCGAGGTCGAGGAAGGGGCGGTGATCCGGACCGAGCCGGGTGCGGGCACCGAGCTGGAGATCGACAGCACCGTGACGCTGATCCTGAGCCTCGGCCCGCCGCCGGTTCCGGTGCCCGATGTCGCCGGTTCGTCCCGAGACGAGGCATTCGCCGCGATTCGAGAGGCCGGATTCGAGCCCTACGAGCTGGAGGCGGAATTCTCCGAGAGCGTCGACGGTGGCGATGTGATTCGCACCGATCCGCCCGCCGAGACCTTGATCGAAACGCCGGGAACCCGGATTGGCGTGGTGCTGTCCAATACGATCATCGCCCCGTACGTCACCGGTGATCGACTGCGGGACGTCCGCCAGACGATCGAGGATCTGGGATTGGAACTGGAGGTCCAGCAATTCTTCGGTGGCGACAATGCCAGGATCGTGGGGCAGTTCCCACCCTCGGGCACCCGGCTGCGCCCCGGCGACGTCTTCACCGTCAACACTTTTTGA
- a CDS encoding Rv2175c family DNA-binding protein, producing MSEFPTAPDVLDPEVEVLPLPDVAERLGVPFTRVHQMLRDGLLLAVRRDGVALVPAEFLTDEENIVKGLPGTVTVLRDGGFSHGEIMRWLFTEDDTLPGRPITALRENRGREVRRRAQAMAF from the coding sequence GTGAGTGAGTTCCCCACCGCCCCGGACGTGCTCGATCCCGAGGTGGAGGTCCTGCCGTTGCCGGACGTCGCCGAACGATTGGGTGTCCCCTTCACCCGAGTCCACCAGATGTTGCGGGACGGGCTGCTTCTCGCCGTACGTCGTGACGGCGTAGCGCTGGTCCCCGCCGAGTTCCTCACCGACGAGGAGAACATCGTCAAGGGCCTGCCCGGGACCGTCACGGTGTTGCGTGACGGCGGGTTCTCCCACGGCGAGATCATGCGTTGGCTGTTCACCGAGGACGACACACTGCCCGGTCGGCCGATCACCGCGCTCCGCGAGAACCGGGGCCGCGAGGTTCGCCGCCGCGCGCAGGCGATGGCGTTCTGA
- the mptB gene encoding polyprenol phosphomannose-dependent alpha 1,6 mannosyltransferase MptB, which translates to MRSPDVPSTTAATISAAGRSTLHRPNRTSRENALSNSPDQRRLIHRLAVFRRLVPLRIVLLGAAGSVLIALGAVGAAGVLNHDPLLADSGLSWVRFGHGRDLASGLLYLGLGLLVWAWVRLGREVRIERVGTHGVLATIAGWLLPLLFTPPLFSRDAYSYLAQGNLAAHGIDPYQMGPAALPGPLADNVSWVWQNTPAPYGPLFILVSMLVVMVTGQHLILGVLLMRLVMVLGLVLLCWALPKLARLLGGRPERALWLAAANPLMLVHLVGGPHNDLLMVGLLAAGVLVCLQGRHVWGVALITMAAAMKATAVIALPFMVWVWAARLHGSPQSRFIRAASASLVVSLGVFATCTLVTGVDLGWIGALETSSLIVNWLSVPTAVAQIAELIGGWFIDLSLPSLLALTRMLGMVAFFFVAVWQWWKARHGGLEAAVYRATITLFALALLSPATLPWYFSWPLALGAVLNWPGAATAAAVCGSVWLLLVTFPSGDTALYSWFYLLGALAVSVLAAVSLVRPDPLRLSSRSKVADTASLPPG; encoded by the coding sequence ATGCGCAGCCCTGACGTACCCAGTACAACCGCCGCGACCATCTCGGCAGCAGGACGCAGCACCCTCCACCGGCCGAACCGCACCTCGAGAGAAAATGCCTTGAGCAACTCGCCCGATCAACGCCGTCTGATCCACCGGCTGGCCGTCTTCCGCAGGCTGGTTCCGCTACGGATCGTGTTGCTCGGCGCTGCGGGCTCGGTGTTGATCGCATTGGGCGCGGTGGGTGCGGCCGGGGTTCTCAACCACGATCCGCTGCTCGCCGATTCGGGCCTCAGCTGGGTGCGTTTCGGACACGGCCGCGATCTGGCCAGCGGGCTGCTCTATCTCGGCCTCGGTCTGTTGGTCTGGGCGTGGGTGCGGTTGGGCCGCGAGGTACGCATCGAACGAGTCGGCACCCACGGTGTGCTGGCCACCATCGCGGGGTGGCTGCTGCCGCTGCTGTTCACTCCACCGCTGTTCAGTCGCGACGCCTACAGCTATCTCGCGCAGGGAAACCTTGCCGCGCATGGCATCGATCCCTATCAGATGGGCCCCGCCGCGTTGCCCGGTCCGCTCGCCGACAACGTGAGCTGGGTCTGGCAGAACACCCCCGCGCCGTACGGACCGCTCTTCATCCTGGTGTCGATGCTGGTGGTGATGGTCACCGGCCAGCATCTGATCCTCGGCGTCCTGTTGATGCGCCTGGTGATGGTGCTCGGACTCGTCCTGCTGTGTTGGGCGTTGCCCAAGCTGGCCCGGCTGCTCGGCGGCAGACCGGAGCGCGCGTTGTGGCTGGCCGCCGCGAATCCGCTGATGCTGGTCCATCTGGTCGGCGGGCCGCACAACGATCTGCTGATGGTCGGGCTGCTCGCGGCGGGCGTCCTGGTCTGTCTGCAGGGCAGACACGTCTGGGGCGTCGCCCTGATCACGATGGCCGCCGCGATGAAGGCGACGGCGGTGATCGCGCTGCCCTTCATGGTGTGGGTGTGGGCGGCCCGACTCCACGGATCCCCGCAGTCGCGGTTCATCCGCGCCGCCTCGGCCTCGCTCGTGGTCTCGTTGGGTGTCTTCGCCACCTGCACGCTGGTCACCGGGGTGGATCTCGGCTGGATCGGCGCGCTGGAGACGTCCTCGCTCATCGTCAACTGGCTGTCGGTTCCGACGGCGGTGGCACAGATCGCGGAACTGATCGGCGGTTGGTTCATCGATCTGAGCCTGCCCAGCCTGCTGGCGCTGACCCGCATGTTGGGGATGGTGGCGTTCTTCTTCGTCGCGGTCTGGCAGTGGTGGAAGGCCAGACACGGCGGGCTCGAGGCGGCGGTCTACCGCGCGACGATCACGCTCTTCGCCCTCGCTCTGCTCTCCCCCGCCACCCTGCCCTGGTACTTCAGCTGGCCGCTGGCACTGGGTGCGGTGTTGAACTGGCCGGGTGCCGCCACCGCGGCCGCCGTGTGCGGCTCGGTGTGGCTGCTACTGGTGACCTTCCCCAGCGGCGACACAGCGCTCTACTCGTGGTTCTACCTGCTGGGCGCGCTGGCGGTGTCGGTGTTGGCGGCCGTCTCGCTGGTGCGGCCGGACCCGCTGCGGCTGTCCAGCCGTAGCAAGGTCGCCGACACGGCGAGCCTGCCGCCCGGCTGA
- a CDS encoding polyprenyl synthetase family protein encodes MATSTHRISAPAAAVPTGSTGRGHDDLRSRVDRALATFLHQRRATIGATVPEFAEAMDSLIDLVLGGGKRLRPTFAWWGWRAAGGDPSSPESEAVVRAVSALELIQGCALVHDDLMDDSPRRRGAPTIHVAFAERHRRAGWATAPDRFGMAAAVLLGDISLAWADDMLRESGLDIEAAARAVQPWQAMRTEMLAGQYLDMLSQVRCDEDPETALRVDRFKSAAYTVERPLHLGAAIAGGSSEIVTGLRHFGTDLGVAFQLRDDQLGVFGDPAVTGKPAGDDLREGKRTLLLSVGLRRARERADDASTKLLRAAIGNPDLDEDGVSSVRTVLLRLGAVAEIEREIERLTARALSVLEATGIDAVAKERLVELSAVATRRNH; translated from the coding sequence GTGGCTACCTCTACTCATCGGATCTCGGCTCCGGCCGCCGCTGTCCCCACCGGCTCGACAGGCCGAGGACATGACGATCTGCGGAGCAGGGTCGACCGCGCGCTGGCGACGTTCCTGCACCAGCGAAGAGCCACGATCGGTGCGACGGTGCCCGAATTCGCCGAGGCGATGGACTCGCTGATCGACCTGGTGCTCGGCGGGGGCAAGCGACTGCGTCCCACCTTCGCCTGGTGGGGCTGGCGCGCGGCGGGCGGCGATCCGTCGTCCCCGGAGTCCGAGGCCGTGGTGCGTGCGGTGAGCGCGCTGGAGTTGATCCAGGGCTGTGCTCTGGTGCACGACGATCTGATGGACGACTCGCCGCGACGGCGTGGGGCGCCCACCATCCATGTCGCCTTCGCCGAACGGCATCGCCGCGCCGGTTGGGCGACCGCCCCCGACCGCTTCGGAATGGCCGCCGCCGTGCTGCTCGGCGATATCTCCCTCGCATGGGCCGACGACATGCTGCGCGAGTCCGGGTTGGACATCGAGGCAGCGGCGCGGGCGGTCCAGCCGTGGCAGGCGATGCGCACCGAGATGCTCGCGGGCCAGTACCTCGACATGCTGTCGCAGGTTCGGTGTGACGAGGATCCCGAGACCGCGTTGCGGGTCGATCGGTTCAAGAGCGCCGCCTACACGGTGGAGCGGCCGCTGCATCTCGGCGCCGCGATCGCGGGTGGCTCCTCGGAGATCGTGACGGGATTACGCCACTTCGGCACCGATCTCGGAGTGGCCTTCCAACTCCGCGACGACCAGCTCGGCGTCTTCGGCGACCCGGCCGTCACGGGCAAACCGGCGGGCGACGATCTGCGGGAGGGCAAGCGCACCCTGCTGTTGTCCGTCGGCCTGCGCCGGGCGAGGGAGCGAGCGGACGACGCGAGTACGAAGCTGCTTCGCGCGGCCATCGGGAATCCGGATCTGGACGAGGACGGCGTTTCCTCGGTGCGCACCGTACTGCTGCGGCTCGGTGCGGTCGCCGAGATCGAGCGGGAGATCGAGCGGTTGACCGCGCGGGCGTTGAGCGTGTTGGAGGCCACTGGAATCGACGCCGTGGCCAAGGAACGGCTCGTCGAGCTGTCGGCGGTCGCCACTCGGCGCAACCACTGA
- the metF gene encoding methylenetetrahydrofolate reductase [NAD(P)H], translating to MTRVVDRLRAQRPVFSVEFFPPRDDESERQLWRTIRELEPLDPAFVSITYGAGGSSRDRTIRTTGRIAQETTLVPMAHLTGVDHSLAELRNVIGWYAAVGVHNVLAVRGDPPGDPMGEWLPHPEGITYAEELVRLVRELGPFCIGVAAFPYGHPRSADLEVDADHLVRKIEAGADFAIAQLFFEPDDFLRLRDRLAARGCDVPLLPGVMPLTTMRTLRKTVELSGADVPPFLAKRLERFADDPRGFRAEGIEVVTELCSKLLAEGVDALHFYTLNRSPATREVVGRLGLLPARS from the coding sequence ATGACTCGCGTCGTGGATCGATTGAGGGCACAGCGCCCGGTGTTCTCCGTGGAGTTCTTCCCACCCCGCGACGACGAGAGCGAACGGCAGCTGTGGCGGACGATTCGCGAGCTGGAGCCGCTCGATCCGGCGTTCGTCTCCATCACCTATGGGGCGGGCGGATCGAGCCGGGATCGGACCATCAGGACCACCGGACGGATCGCCCAGGAGACCACCCTGGTGCCGATGGCTCACCTGACCGGGGTCGATCACTCGCTGGCCGAGCTACGCAACGTCATCGGCTGGTACGCCGCCGTCGGAGTGCACAACGTGCTGGCGGTTCGGGGAGACCCGCCCGGCGACCCGATGGGCGAGTGGTTGCCGCACCCCGAGGGCATCACCTACGCCGAGGAACTGGTGCGGTTGGTTCGGGAACTCGGCCCGTTCTGCATCGGCGTCGCCGCGTTTCCCTATGGGCATCCGCGTTCGGCGGATCTGGAGGTCGACGCGGATCATCTGGTGCGCAAGATCGAGGCAGGCGCCGATTTCGCCATCGCCCAGCTCTTCTTCGAACCCGACGATTTCCTTCGGCTGCGGGATCGGCTGGCAGCCAGGGGTTGTGACGTTCCGCTGCTGCCCGGGGTGATGCCGTTGACCACGATGCGCACCCTGCGCAAGACCGTCGAGCTCTCCGGCGCGGACGTGCCGCCGTTCCTCGCCAAGCGTTTGGAGCGATTCGCCGACGACCCGAGGGGTTTCCGGGCCGAGGGCATCGAGGTGGTCACCGAGCTGTGCTCGAAGCTGTTGGCCGAGGGCGTCGACGCGCTGCACTTCTACACACTGAACCGCTCGCCCGCCACCAGGGAGGTCGTCGGCCGACTGGGGCTGCTGCCCGCGAGGTCGTGA
- a CDS encoding DUF3153 domain-containing protein → MATQLEVPRSRRRVPALALVLSFVALSLCGCLRLDLTMDINDQDRVSGRFVIAATPSRPDDMGPVVQVPPGMDQLVAVEPYDEDGYVGTLLTFQNLTFEQLQELTSTGPDPTRYRVSLRQIGENLSFNTTMDLSKVREENADIKIAITFPAEVHNTNGRVEGKTVTWRPRVGELNTLRASLQHGGAGDTWLLGSLIVGGLTGGASVAVGALALRSHRFSRRLVQRDS, encoded by the coding sequence GTGGCCACGCAGCTGGAGGTACCCCGCAGCCGCCGGAGAGTTCCGGCGCTCGCGTTGGTCCTGTCGTTCGTCGCCCTGTCCCTCTGCGGGTGCCTGCGACTGGACCTGACCATGGACATCAACGACCAGGACCGGGTCTCCGGGCGGTTCGTCATCGCCGCCACGCCCAGTCGCCCCGACGACATGGGACCGGTGGTCCAGGTGCCGCCGGGGATGGACCAACTCGTCGCGGTCGAGCCGTATGACGAGGACGGCTATGTCGGCACCCTGCTGACCTTCCAGAACCTGACCTTCGAGCAGCTTCAGGAGCTGACCAGCACCGGCCCGGACCCGACCCGCTATCGCGTCAGCCTGCGTCAGATCGGCGAGAACCTGTCGTTCAACACCACGATGGATCTCAGCAAGGTCCGCGAGGAGAACGCCGACATCAAGATCGCCATCACCTTCCCGGCCGAGGTGCACAACACCAACGGCCGGGTGGAGGGCAAGACCGTCACCTGGCGGCCGAGGGTCGGCGAGCTGAACACCCTGCGGGCGTCGTTGCAGCATGGTGGGGCGGGCGACACCTGGCTGCTGGGCTCGCTCATCGTCGGCGGGCTGACGGGCGGCGCGTCCGTCGCGGTCGGCGCCCTCGCACTGCGCTCGCACCGCTTCAGCCGCAGGCTCGTGCAGCGCGACTCCTGA
- a CDS encoding DUF885 domain-containing protein has translation MSSSSSQPDHGVHAISDRYVDDSVALAPNEATFMGIDGYDDKLTDFSPEGFRDRGRLVSDALRAMADVEPADDAERVAKAVFQERVGLSDELHQAGLDSSALNIIASPVQEIRELFDLMPTDTTEHWENIAARLKGVPTALAGLRVSLGESADAGRCSALRQIRRVAEQCDTWSGQGDVTSFFVSLTDGAQQRTDVGAALRTELAAGAKAASEAYADFGRFLRDDLAPKAPRKDAVGRETYQLFSRYFLGARLDLTEAYEWGWEEFFRIEKEMHELAGRLLRPGASLAETAQALDRDPRYRVDGQDAFQRWMQDLSDTALRELRGTHFEIADELMRLECRIAPPGGGNGAYYTGPSEDMTRPGRMWWSVNTDKSDFSTWREVTTVYHEGAPGHHLQIATAVNQQDRLNKFQRLMCFVSGHGEGWALYSERLMRELGYLSDDGDLMGMLSAQLLRAARVIVDIGMHLELEIPAGTGFHEGERWTPELGLEFMLDRTIEDRDLIPDEVDRYLGWPGQAPSYKLGERLWLAARDDARRRGGADFDLKTFHRQALDLGCLGLDDLRAQLALL, from the coding sequence ATGTCCTCTTCTTCCTCCCAACCCGACCACGGCGTTCACGCCATCAGTGATCGATACGTGGACGACTCGGTGGCCCTGGCGCCGAACGAGGCGACCTTCATGGGTATCGACGGCTACGACGACAAACTGACCGACTTCTCCCCGGAGGGCTTCCGCGACCGGGGTCGGCTCGTGTCCGACGCGCTGCGTGCGATGGCCGACGTGGAGCCTGCCGACGACGCCGAGCGGGTCGCCAAGGCGGTCTTCCAGGAGCGGGTCGGTCTCAGCGACGAACTGCACCAGGCGGGTCTGGACTCGTCGGCGCTGAACATCATCGCCAGCCCCGTGCAGGAGATCAGGGAGCTTTTCGACCTGATGCCGACCGACACCACGGAGCACTGGGAGAACATCGCCGCCCGGTTGAAGGGCGTTCCCACGGCGCTGGCGGGGCTGCGGGTCTCGCTGGGCGAGTCCGCGGATGCGGGCCGCTGTTCCGCGTTGCGGCAGATCCGGCGGGTCGCCGAGCAGTGCGACACCTGGTCGGGACAGGGCGATGTCACCTCGTTCTTCGTCTCCCTGACCGACGGCGCGCAGCAGCGGACCGACGTCGGCGCGGCCCTGCGCACCGAACTGGCGGCCGGGGCGAAGGCGGCCTCGGAGGCCTACGCGGACTTCGGCCGGTTCCTCCGCGACGACCTCGCACCGAAGGCACCCCGCAAGGACGCCGTCGGCCGCGAGACCTACCAGCTCTTCTCCCGATACTTCCTCGGCGCCCGGTTGGACCTCACCGAGGCCTACGAGTGGGGCTGGGAGGAGTTCTTCCGTATCGAGAAGGAGATGCACGAGCTGGCGGGGCGACTGCTCCGGCCGGGTGCCTCGCTCGCCGAGACCGCCCAGGCGCTGGACCGCGACCCGCGCTACCGGGTGGACGGGCAGGACGCCTTCCAGCGCTGGATGCAGGACCTCTCGGACACCGCGCTGCGCGAACTGCGCGGCACCCACTTCGAGATCGCCGACGAGCTGATGCGGCTCGAGTGCCGTATCGCGCCGCCCGGCGGCGGCAACGGGGCCTACTACACCGGTCCGAGCGAGGACATGACCCGGCCGGGTCGGATGTGGTGGTCGGTCAACACCGACAAGAGTGATTTCTCGACCTGGCGCGAGGTCACCACCGTGTACCACGAGGGGGCGCCCGGTCATCACCTGCAGATCGCCACCGCGGTCAACCAGCAGGATCGACTCAACAAGTTCCAGCGCCTGATGTGCTTCGTGTCCGGCCACGGCGAGGGCTGGGCGCTGTACTCGGAGCGGCTCATGCGCGAGCTGGGCTACCTCTCCGACGACGGCGACCTGATGGGGATGCTCAGCGCGCAACTGCTGCGGGCGGCTCGGGTGATCGTCGACATCGGCATGCACCTCGAACTGGAGATCCCGGCGGGCACCGGCTTCCACGAGGGCGAGCGCTGGACGCCCGAGCTGGGTCTGGAGTTCATGCTCGACCGCACCATCGAGGACCGCGACCTGATCCCCGACGAGGTGGACCGCTACCTCGGCTGGCCCGGTCAGGCCCCGTCCTACAAGCTCGGCGAGCGGTTGTGGCTTGCGGCCCGGGATGACGCCCGTCGTCGCGGCGGCGCCGATTTCGACCTCAAGACCTTCCACCGGCAGGCCCTCGACCTGGGTTGCCTCGGATTGGACGACCTTCGGGCCCAGCTCGCCCTGCTCTGA
- a CDS encoding GNAT family N-acetyltransferase, which yields MQSRLGEALHVYVTAMRYPPSAMHHRGPTWLGHAAREGWRGVAAVDRRGDMVGVAYGYRGAPGQWWYEQVHHGLLDTGDADGARYWLRDYFELTELHVLPGTQGRGIGEALLRMLLDEAIGAQVLLSTPEGPSRAWQLYRRVGFEDVLRNYRFAGDPRPFAVLGRPLPLD from the coding sequence ATGCAATCCCGACTCGGTGAGGCGCTGCACGTCTACGTCACCGCGATGCGGTACCCGCCCAGCGCCATGCACCATCGCGGGCCGACCTGGCTGGGACACGCCGCCCGAGAGGGCTGGCGCGGCGTCGCCGCCGTCGATCGCCGGGGCGACATGGTCGGCGTGGCCTACGGCTATCGGGGCGCCCCCGGCCAATGGTGGTACGAACAGGTGCACCACGGACTGCTCGACACCGGCGACGCCGATGGAGCGCGGTACTGGCTTCGCGACTACTTCGAACTCACCGAACTCCACGTCCTGCCGGGCACTCAGGGCCGGGGCATCGGCGAGGCCCTGCTGCGGATGCTGCTGGACGAGGCCATCGGCGCTCAGGTGCTGTTGTCCACCCCGGAGGGTCCGAGCCGGGCGTGGCAGTTGTACCGCCGAGTCGGGTTCGAGGACGTCCTGCGCAACTACCGCTTCGCGGGCGACCCACGCCCGTTCGCGGTGCTCGGCAGGCCGCTCCCGCTGGACTAG
- a CDS encoding YbaK/EbsC family protein — translation MEHPGIQRVAAALIAAGLDESAQRIRILESDVKTAAQAADAVGVDVGAIANSLIFDAGPAPLLALTSGAHRADTTLLASAIGAQQVGRAKPDYVRLHTGQVIGGVSPVGHPVPITTLIDAALQQYPVIWAAAGHPKAVYPSTFEELVRLTGGRVLDVAATGSPTS, via the coding sequence ATGGAGCACCCTGGTATACAGCGGGTCGCGGCGGCGTTGATCGCGGCAGGTCTCGACGAATCGGCACAGCGCATCCGGATCCTGGAATCCGATGTCAAAACGGCGGCCCAGGCGGCCGACGCGGTAGGCGTCGACGTCGGCGCCATCGCCAACAGCCTGATCTTCGACGCCGGTCCGGCTCCGTTGTTGGCGCTCACCTCCGGCGCGCATCGCGCCGACACCACGCTGCTGGCCTCCGCGATCGGAGCGCAGCAGGTCGGCCGCGCCAAGCCCGACTACGTCCGACTGCACACCGGCCAGGTGATCGGCGGTGTCTCCCCGGTCGGCCATCCCGTGCCGATCACCACGCTGATCGACGCCGCCCTCCAGCAGTACCCGGTGATCTGGGCGGCCGCAGGTCACCCCAAGGCCGTGTACCCCTCCACCTTCGAGGAGCTGGTCCGGCTGACCGGCGGCCGCGTGCTCGACGTCGCGGCGACCGGGAGTCCCACCTCGTGA
- a CDS encoding SAV_6107 family HEPN domain-containing protein, with amino-acid sequence MFVRFDSVVTRPEPADQALALGTVPAARRVPVPPPSALDLLRQARLALAEARVAADHHDRFLAAYLSALRSGAAVLATRARPEPGLGRPRSVWGLLAGVAPGLAEWAGFFESYAARRAAVQDGERDIVSVRDADDLERQVHEFTLLAEAAVYGRRR; translated from the coding sequence GTGTTCGTCCGATTCGACTCCGTCGTGACCCGTCCCGAGCCCGCCGATCAGGCTCTTGCGCTCGGGACGGTTCCTGCCGCGCGGCGTGTCCCCGTACCTCCCCCCTCGGCGCTCGACCTCCTTCGGCAGGCCCGCCTCGCTCTGGCCGAGGCGAGAGTCGCCGCCGACCATCACGACCGCTTCCTCGCGGCCTACCTGAGCGCGCTGCGGTCCGGCGCGGCCGTGCTCGCCACCAGGGCCCGCCCGGAGCCGGGGCTCGGCAGGCCGCGCAGCGTGTGGGGCCTGCTGGCCGGGGTCGCACCCGGATTGGCCGAGTGGGCGGGGTTCTTCGAGTCCTACGCCGCTCGCCGGGCCGCCGTGCAGGACGGCGAGCGCGACATCGTGTCGGTTCGCGACGCCGATGACCTCGAACGTCAGGTCCACGAGTTCACCCTGCTGGCCGAGGCGGCGGTATACGGGAGGCGGCGATGA